Proteins encoded in a region of the Methylosinus trichosporium OB3b genome:
- the rsmG gene encoding 16S rRNA (guanine(527)-N(7))-methyltransferase RsmG has protein sequence MSRDRDAARDRDEALALAPALRSHIREFETYEALLRKWQKSTNLVAAGTLPHLWTRHFADSAQILDAFPNIDAVSKIETWADLGAGAGFPGMVLAICLKDRPGARVHLIESDQRKVSFLRAVSRETGAAAEIHLGRIESILPSLEDRVVGVTARALAPLSQLVDWSRELLLKNAVGVFLKGEDWAAELTDSRAADSFDIRTFASRTHSSGRIIAIARDFGV, from the coding sequence GTGAGTCGAGATCGTGACGCCGCACGCGATCGCGACGAGGCGCTGGCGCTGGCGCCGGCCTTGCGCAGCCATATTCGCGAATTCGAGACCTATGAGGCTCTGCTGCGCAAATGGCAGAAGTCGACCAATCTCGTCGCCGCCGGAACGCTCCCGCATCTCTGGACACGGCATTTTGCCGATTCGGCGCAAATCCTCGACGCCTTTCCCAATATCGACGCTGTTTCCAAAATCGAGACTTGGGCCGATCTCGGCGCCGGCGCCGGCTTTCCGGGAATGGTGCTGGCCATTTGCCTGAAGGATCGTCCCGGCGCTCGCGTTCATTTGATCGAGAGCGATCAGCGCAAGGTTTCCTTCCTGCGCGCCGTTTCACGTGAAACAGGGGCCGCGGCCGAGATTCATCTCGGTCGAATCGAATCTATTCTGCCCTCGCTCGAAGACCGCGTCGTCGGCGTCACCGCCCGCGCGCTGGCTCCCCTGTCTCAACTCGTCGACTGGTCGCGCGAACTCTTGTTGAAAAACGCTGTCGGCGTGTTTTTGAAAGGCGAAGATTGGGCCGCCGAATTGACCGACTCACGGGCGGCAGATAGTTTCGACATCAGAACTTTCGCGAGCCGCACGCATTCGTCCGGACGCATCATCGCCATCGCGCGGGATTTTGGAGTCTGA
- the mnmG gene encoding tRNA uridine-5-carboxymethylaminomethyl(34) synthesis enzyme MnmG, protein MTRSSYDVIVIGGGHAGCEAAAASARLGARTVLVTHSRDTIGAMSCNPAIGGLGKGQLVREIDALDGLMGRVADAAGIQFRLLNRSKGPAVRGPRAQADRKLYRAAMQAAIAAIPGLDVVEGAVERLVVADGRVCGVEIGCMVVRAGAVVLTTGTFLNGVIHIGEKRIPAGRMGEQPAIGLAEDLRRIGFATRRLKTGTPPRLDGRTIAWEKLERQSGDETPEPFSFLTTRIGNPQIDCHITRTNAAAHKVILDNLDRSPLRSGAISGPGPRYCPSIEDKVTRFGDREAHQIFLEPEGLDDDTVYPNGVSTSLPEEVQHHFIRSIEGLEQAHILRPGYAIEYDFVDPRELGANLETKKIEGLFFAGQLNGTTGYEEAAAQGLVAGLNAAVRASGGAPILFDRAEAYIGVMIDDLVTRGVSEPYRMFTSRAEYRLSLRADNADERLTPRGLAIGCVGAERAAAFGERRTRLDNARALLDGLTLTTAAAARHGLPINQDGQRRSAFALLSYPGIDLVRLRDIWPQLCSIDDETAARVETDARYAVYLERQTADIDAYRRDEQLTLPETIDYRQIGGLSAELRAKLAFLRPRTLGQAQRIEGITPAALTLLAARARRG, encoded by the coding sequence ATGACCCGTTCATCCTATGACGTGATCGTGATCGGCGGCGGACATGCAGGCTGCGAAGCTGCAGCTGCTTCCGCCCGGCTCGGCGCGCGCACGGTTCTGGTCACGCATTCGCGTGACACCATCGGCGCCATGTCCTGCAATCCGGCGATCGGGGGATTGGGCAAGGGCCAGCTCGTTCGCGAAATCGATGCGCTCGACGGACTCATGGGGCGCGTCGCCGACGCCGCCGGCATTCAATTCCGTCTCCTCAACCGCTCCAAGGGGCCCGCGGTGCGCGGCCCGCGCGCGCAGGCGGATCGAAAGCTCTATCGCGCCGCCATGCAGGCCGCGATCGCTGCAATTCCGGGACTGGACGTCGTCGAAGGCGCGGTAGAACGGCTCGTCGTCGCGGATGGGCGCGTCTGCGGGGTCGAGATCGGCTGCATGGTTGTGCGCGCCGGCGCTGTCGTCTTGACCACTGGCACCTTCCTGAATGGCGTCATCCATATCGGCGAGAAACGAATTCCGGCCGGCCGCATGGGCGAGCAGCCGGCGATCGGCCTCGCCGAAGATTTGCGCCGGATCGGCTTTGCGACGCGGCGGCTGAAGACCGGCACGCCGCCGCGGCTCGATGGCAGGACCATCGCCTGGGAGAAGCTCGAGCGGCAGAGCGGCGACGAGACGCCGGAACCTTTCTCCTTTCTGACGACCCGTATCGGCAATCCGCAGATCGACTGTCACATCACCCGCACCAACGCCGCGGCGCATAAAGTCATTCTGGACAATCTCGATCGTTCGCCTTTGCGCAGCGGCGCAATTTCCGGTCCCGGCCCGCGCTATTGTCCCTCGATCGAGGATAAGGTGACGCGTTTCGGCGACCGCGAGGCGCATCAGATTTTTCTGGAGCCGGAGGGGCTCGACGACGATACTGTCTATCCGAATGGCGTTTCCACCTCGCTGCCGGAGGAGGTTCAGCATCATTTCATTCGTAGCATAGAGGGGCTGGAGCAGGCGCACATTCTGCGGCCGGGCTATGCGATCGAATATGATTTCGTCGATCCCCGCGAGCTCGGCGCAAACCTCGAGACGAAGAAGATCGAGGGACTGTTCTTCGCCGGCCAGTTGAACGGCACGACCGGCTATGAGGAAGCGGCGGCGCAGGGTCTCGTCGCCGGGCTCAACGCCGCGGTGCGCGCCAGCGGCGGCGCGCCAATCCTGTTCGATCGCGCCGAGGCCTATATCGGCGTGATGATCGACGATCTTGTCACCCGCGGCGTCAGCGAACCCTATCGCATGTTCACCTCGCGCGCCGAATACCGCTTGTCGCTGCGCGCCGACAATGCCGATGAGCGGCTCACGCCGCGCGGTCTCGCGATCGGATGTGTGGGCGCCGAGCGCGCCGCCGCGTTCGGCGAGCGAAGGACGCGGCTCGATAACGCGCGCGCGTTGTTGGACGGACTGACGCTGACCACCGCGGCTGCGGCGCGGCATGGCCTGCCGATCAATCAGGATGGACAGCGGCGTAGCGCCTTCGCGCTTCTGTCCTATCCGGGAATCGATCTCGTCCGTCTTCGCGACATCTGGCCGCAGCTGTGCTCGATCGACGACGAGACGGCGGCGCGAGTCGAGACCGACGCGCGCTATGCCGTCTATCTCGAGCGCCAGACCGCGGACATCGACGCCTATCGGCGCGACGAACAATTGACCCTGCCGGAGACGATCGATTATCGCCAGATCGGCGGCCTGTCGGCGGAGCTGCGCGCGAAGCTCGCCTTTTTGCGCCCGCGCACGCTTGGTCAGGCGCAGAGGATCGAAGGGATCACGCCGGCCGCTCTGACCCTTCTCGCCGCACGGGCGCGACGCGGGTGA
- the mnmE gene encoding tRNA uridine-5-carboxymethylaminomethyl(34) synthesis GTPase MnmE, giving the protein MSSDTIFALASGAGRAAIAVIRLSGPLVSPLVEAVAGLTPTPRFAHYVRLRDPRSGETIDRGLLLFFPVESSPTGEDYAELQIHGGRAVIDGFLTLFSETPGLRLAEPGEFARRSFANGRMDLSQVEGLADLIDAETASQRRQALQALGGGLRRRVEGWREAVICGAALVEAELDFSDEGDVRDPAEQLRPLLEPQARDMEEMARQAPAAERLRDGFLVLLLGPPNSGKSTLLNALARRDVAIVSAIPGTTRDMIEVHLDLGGLPVTLVDTAGLREAEDEIERLGVARTRARIGEADLLLWLSEGGETLVGEEIVAGAADSLRLATKTDIRAAGACDLAISAQTGLGLEALIAEIRWRAQRRLGDGSSAVLTRERHRRLVEEAAAALRVCLEPGKPLEIVAEDLRAANRALGRIVGSVDVEDVLDAVFAQFCIGK; this is encoded by the coding sequence ATGTCGAGCGACACGATCTTTGCTCTGGCGAGTGGAGCCGGCCGTGCGGCGATCGCCGTGATTCGGCTGTCGGGGCCTTTGGTCTCGCCGCTCGTGGAGGCGGTGGCCGGGCTCACGCCGACGCCTCGCTTTGCTCATTACGTGCGCTTGCGCGACCCGCGGTCGGGGGAGACGATCGATCGCGGGCTGCTGCTGTTTTTTCCTGTCGAGAGCTCGCCGACCGGCGAAGATTACGCCGAGTTGCAGATTCATGGCGGTCGCGCCGTGATTGACGGATTCTTGACTCTTTTTTCCGAGACTCCGGGGCTGCGCCTCGCGGAACCGGGCGAATTCGCGCGGCGCAGCTTCGCCAATGGCCGCATGGACTTGTCGCAGGTCGAAGGCCTCGCCGATCTGATCGATGCGGAGACGGCGAGTCAGCGTCGTCAAGCGCTGCAGGCGCTCGGCGGCGGATTGCGCCGTCGCGTCGAGGGCTGGCGCGAGGCGGTGATTTGCGGCGCCGCCCTCGTAGAGGCCGAGCTGGATTTTTCCGACGAGGGCGATGTGCGCGACCCGGCGGAGCAGCTGCGGCCCTTGCTCGAGCCTCAGGCGCGAGACATGGAAGAGATGGCGCGACAGGCGCCGGCGGCGGAACGGCTCCGCGATGGCTTTCTGGTTCTGCTGCTCGGGCCGCCCAATTCGGGAAAGTCGACGCTGTTGAATGCTTTGGCGCGTCGCGATGTGGCGATCGTCTCGGCCATTCCCGGCACGACGCGCGATATGATCGAAGTTCATCTCGATCTCGGCGGCTTGCCGGTGACCTTGGTCGATACGGCTGGCCTGCGCGAGGCCGAGGATGAGATCGAGCGGCTGGGCGTCGCGCGGACGCGGGCGCGGATCGGAGAGGCCGATCTCTTGCTATGGCTCTCCGAGGGCGGTGAGACACTGGTGGGGGAAGAGATCGTGGCCGGCGCCGCGGACAGCCTTCGCCTCGCCACCAAAACCGATATTCGTGCGGCGGGAGCGTGCGATCTTGCAATTTCGGCGCAGACGGGGCTTGGATTGGAGGCCTTGATCGCCGAAATTCGGTGGCGCGCCCAGCGGCGCCTCGGCGACGGGTCGAGCGCTGTGCTGACGCGTGAGCGGCACCGGCGGCTGGTGGAAGAAGCGGCCGCCGCGCTTCGCGTGTGCCTGGAGCCAGGCAAGCCGCTGGAGATCGTCGCCGAGGACTTACGCGCCGCTAATCGGGCGCTCGGTCGGATCGTCGGGTCTGTGGATGTGGAGGATGTGCTGGATGCAGTCTTCGCGCAATTCTGCATCGGCAAATAG
- the rho gene encoding transcription termination factor Rho, whose translation MGEIKLQDLKSKSAAELLAFAEEHEVENASLMRRQELLFAILKQFAGREVEIVGEGVVEVLQDGFGFLRSPDANYLAGPDDIYVSPSQIRRFGLRTGDTVEGMIRSPKEGERYFALLKVNSINFEDPEKIRHKVPFDNLTPLYPDERLKLEIEDPTRRDLSARVIDLVAPIGKGQRALVVAPPRTGKTVLLQNIAQSITTNHPECYLIVLLIDERPEEVTDMQRSVKGEVVSSTFDEPAVRHVQVAEMVIEKAKRLVEHRRDVVILLDSITRLGRAYNTVVPSSGKVLTGGVDANALQRPKRFFGAARNIEEGGSLTIIATALIDTGSRMDEVIFEEFKGTGNSEIILDRKVSDKRVFPAIDITRSGTRKEELLVPPDILKKMYVLRRILNPMGTVDAIEFLLGKLRETPKGNAAFFDSMNT comes from the coding sequence ATGGGGGAAATCAAGCTTCAAGACCTGAAGTCAAAATCCGCTGCCGAGCTGCTCGCTTTCGCCGAGGAGCATGAAGTCGAAAATGCTTCGCTCATGCGTCGGCAAGAGCTGCTGTTCGCGATTCTGAAACAATTCGCCGGTCGCGAGGTCGAGATCGTCGGCGAGGGCGTCGTCGAGGTGCTGCAGGACGGCTTCGGCTTCCTGCGCTCGCCGGACGCCAATTATCTTGCCGGGCCGGACGACATCTATGTCTCGCCCTCGCAGATTCGTCGCTTCGGCCTGCGCACCGGCGACACCGTCGAAGGCATGATTCGCAGCCCCAAGGAGGGCGAGCGCTATTTCGCTCTGCTGAAGGTCAACTCGATCAATTTCGAGGACCCGGAGAAGATCCGGCACAAGGTCCCCTTCGACAATCTGACGCCGCTCTATCCGGACGAGCGCCTAAAGCTCGAGATCGAGGATCCGACCCGCAGGGATCTCTCCGCCCGCGTCATCGATCTCGTGGCGCCGATCGGCAAGGGCCAGCGCGCGCTGGTCGTCGCGCCGCCGCGCACCGGCAAGACCGTGCTGCTGCAGAATATCGCGCAGTCGATCACCACCAATCATCCGGAATGTTATCTGATCGTTCTGCTCATCGACGAGCGTCCGGAGGAAGTGACCGACATGCAGCGTTCGGTGAAGGGCGAGGTCGTCTCCTCGACCTTCGACGAGCCGGCCGTGCGCCATGTGCAGGTTGCGGAAATGGTGATCGAGAAGGCCAAGCGCCTCGTCGAGCATCGTCGCGACGTGGTGATCCTTCTCGACTCCATCACCCGTCTCGGCCGCGCCTACAACACCGTGGTTCCCTCCTCCGGCAAGGTGCTGACCGGCGGCGTCGACGCCAATGCGTTGCAGCGGCCGAAGCGCTTCTTCGGCGCCGCGCGCAATATCGAGGAGGGCGGCTCGCTGACCATCATCGCCACGGCGCTGATCGACACCGGCTCGCGCATGGATGAGGTGATCTTCGAGGAGTTCAAGGGCACGGGCAATTCGGAGATTATTCTCGACCGCAAAGTGTCCGACAAGCGCGTGTTCCCGGCGATCGACATCACCCGCTCCGGCACGCGCAAGGAAGAACTGCTGGTGCCGCCGGACATCCTCAAGAAGATGTATGTGCTGCGCCGCATCCTCAATCCGATGGGCACGGTCGATGCGATCGAGTTCCTGCTCGGCAAGCTGCGCGAGACGCCGAAGGGCAACGCCGCTTTCTTCGATTCGATGAACACCTGA
- the hemJ gene encoding protoporphyrinogen oxidase HemJ gives MFLWIKALHVIAIIAWMAALLYLPRLFVYHAEVGTGAQAELFKKMERRLARYIMAPAMGVAWLAGLALIYLGEFHGAGWFHAKLALVVLLTGAHFYLGYLTRVFARDGNTRPAGFYRAINEVPTVLMIGIVILVIVKPF, from the coding sequence ATGTTCTTGTGGATCAAGGCGCTTCATGTGATCGCCATCATCGCCTGGATGGCGGCGCTCCTCTATCTGCCGCGGCTGTTCGTCTATCACGCCGAGGTCGGGACCGGCGCGCAGGCGGAGCTGTTCAAGAAGATGGAGCGGCGGCTCGCACGCTACATCATGGCGCCCGCCATGGGCGTCGCCTGGCTCGCCGGGCTGGCGCTCATTTATTTGGGGGAGTTTCACGGCGCCGGTTGGTTCCACGCCAAGCTCGCTCTGGTCGTGCTGCTCACCGGCGCGCATTTTTATCTCGGCTATCTGACCCGCGTCTTCGCGCGCGACGGCAACACGCGACCGGCGGGTTTCTATCGCGCGATCAACGAGGTGCCGACCGTGCTGATGATCGGGATCGTGATTCTCGTCATCGTGAAGCCCTTCTGA
- the hemE gene encoding uroporphyrinogen decarboxylase — protein sequence MGEEKPLIAVLRGEALPVPPVWLMRQAGRFLPEYRELRAHAGSFLDTCYNPEIAARITLQPIERFGFDAAILFSDILVVPDALGQKVSFESGHGPKLEPIGEPKDLERLAPVFDADRLAPVYETIARVKRELPERVAFIGFCGAPWTVASYMIAGEGTPDQAPARLFAYRHPEAFGRLIDRLVDASIAYLTRQIDAGVEALQIFDSWAGVLPPQEFERWVVSPLQRIIAELKQRRPAVPIIAFVRGAGPHLPDLAQRLGADALGLDTFVPPQWAAREVSGGVALQGNLDPLALVAGGEALDRQTDAILEAFAGRPHIFNLGHGVLPETPLDHVARLVDRIRNRG from the coding sequence ATGGGTGAGGAGAAGCCGCTGATCGCCGTCCTGCGTGGCGAGGCGCTTCCGGTTCCGCCGGTCTGGCTGATGCGCCAGGCGGGACGGTTTCTGCCGGAATATCGCGAGCTGCGCGCCCATGCGGGGAGCTTTCTCGACACCTGCTACAATCCCGAGATCGCGGCGCGGATCACTCTGCAGCCGATCGAGCGCTTCGGCTTCGACGCGGCGATCCTGTTCAGCGACATTCTCGTCGTTCCCGACGCGCTCGGGCAGAAAGTCTCGTTCGAATCCGGCCATGGTCCGAAGCTCGAGCCGATCGGCGAACCGAAGGATCTCGAACGTCTGGCGCCGGTTTTCGACGCCGATCGGCTCGCTCCCGTCTATGAGACTATCGCCCGGGTGAAGCGCGAGCTGCCGGAACGTGTGGCCTTCATCGGCTTTTGCGGCGCGCCCTGGACCGTCGCGAGCTATATGATCGCCGGCGAAGGCACCCCGGATCAGGCGCCGGCGCGGCTCTTCGCCTATCGCCATCCGGAGGCGTTCGGCCGGCTGATCGATCGTCTGGTCGATGCGTCCATCGCCTATCTCACGCGCCAGATCGACGCCGGCGTGGAGGCGCTGCAGATTTTCGACAGCTGGGCCGGCGTGCTGCCGCCGCAGGAATTCGAGCGCTGGGTCGTCTCGCCGTTGCAGCGGATCATCGCCGAGCTGAAGCAGCGCCGCCCCGCTGTTCCGATCATCGCTTTCGTGCGCGGCGCCGGACCGCATCTTCCCGATCTCGCGCAACGGCTCGGCGCCGACGCGCTCGGGCTCGACACTTTTGTCCCGCCGCAATGGGCCGCGCGCGAGGTCTCCGGCGGCGTGGCGTTGCAGGGCAATCTCGATCCGCTCGCGCTCGTCGCCGGCGGTGAGGCGCTCGATCGGCAGACCGACGCCATCCTCGAGGCTTTCGCCGGACGGCCGCATATTTTCAATCTCGGCCATGGCGTGCTGCCGGAAACGCCGCTCGACCATGTCGCCCGTCTGGTCGATCGCATTCGCAACAGGGGATAA
- a CDS encoding Maf family protein, with protein MTIEPGDSLWRRGAPLALASQSAGRRLLLQQTGAVFVVDPADVDERAIEARVAAEGGGPDEIAARLAREKALAVSARRPGALVIGADQLASCEGRRFGKPADREAAAAQLRYLAGRTHRLHSAVALARDGALLFETVAHADLTMRAFSDTFLSHYLDSVGARVTTSAGAYQIEGLGVHLFERIEGDHSTILGLPLPPLLEALRREGALLS; from the coding sequence GTGACCATCGAGCCCGGGGACTCTCTTTGGCGCCGGGGCGCGCCGCTGGCGCTCGCGTCGCAGAGCGCCGGCCGCCGGCTGCTCTTGCAGCAAACGGGCGCGGTCTTCGTCGTCGACCCGGCGGATGTCGACGAGCGCGCCATCGAGGCCCGAGTGGCGGCCGAGGGCGGGGGACCGGACGAGATCGCGGCGCGGCTCGCGCGCGAGAAGGCGCTGGCCGTCTCCGCCCGCCGTCCCGGCGCGCTGGTCATCGGCGCCGATCAGCTGGCGAGCTGCGAGGGGCGGCGCTTCGGCAAGCCAGCCGACAGGGAGGCCGCCGCGGCGCAATTGCGCTATCTGGCTGGCCGCACGCATCGCCTCCATTCGGCGGTAGCGCTCGCCCGCGATGGCGCGCTGCTGTTCGAGACGGTGGCGCACGCCGATCTGACCATGCGCGCGTTTTCGGACACGTTCTTGAGTCACTATCTCGACAGCGTCGGCGCGCGCGTCACGACGAGCGCCGGCGCCTATCAGATCGAAGGTCTCGGCGTTCATCTCTTCGAGCGGATCGAAGGCGACCATTCGACCATTCTCGGCCTGCCTTTGCCTCCGCTGCTCGAGGCGCTGCGGCGCGAAGGCGCGCTCCTCTCATGA
- the coaE gene encoding dephospho-CoA kinase (Dephospho-CoA kinase (CoaE) performs the final step in coenzyme A biosynthesis.), producing the protein MLTIGLTGSIGMGKSTTADMFRAEGVPVYDSDRAVHEIYSGPDAARIEALFPGILVDGVVDRAALAARVLGDAQALRRLEAIVHPLVLEKRAAFVEERRRADDALVLFDIPLLFETGGDADVDVVVVVTAPEEVQRERVLARPGMTEEKFAAIRAKQTPDAEKRRRADFIVHTDRGVDSAREQVRLILRELKSREPKAR; encoded by the coding sequence ATGCTGACCATCGGCCTCACCGGCTCCATCGGCATGGGCAAATCCACCACCGCCGACATGTTTCGCGCCGAGGGCGTCCCCGTCTATGATTCGGATCGCGCCGTCCATGAGATCTACAGCGGCCCCGACGCCGCACGTATCGAAGCGCTGTTTCCCGGGATCCTCGTCGACGGCGTCGTCGACCGCGCCGCGCTCGCCGCTCGCGTGCTCGGCGATGCGCAGGCTCTGCGGCGGCTCGAGGCGATCGTGCATCCCCTCGTGCTGGAGAAGCGCGCGGCCTTTGTCGAGGAGCGCCGCCGCGCCGATGATGCGCTCGTGCTGTTCGATATTCCGCTTCTCTTCGAGACCGGCGGCGACGCCGATGTCGATGTCGTCGTCGTCGTCACCGCGCCCGAGGAGGTTCAGCGCGAGAGGGTGCTGGCGCGCCCGGGCATGACGGAGGAGAAATTCGCCGCCATCCGCGCCAAGCAGACGCCGGACGCGGAAAAACGCCGCCGCGCCGATTTCATTGTTCATACCGATCGTGGAGTCGATTCCGCTCGCGAGCAGGTTCGGCTAATTCTACGCGAGCTGAAATCGCGCGAGCCGAAGGCGCGGTGA
- the dnaQ gene encoding DNA polymerase III subunit epsilon: MREIVFDTETTGLDPAKGHRIVEIGAVEISNLIPTGRTFHFYLDPERDMPEEAFRVHGLSTAFLTGQKKFREIAEAFLEFVADAQLVAHNAEFDMRFVNAELAMLGLEAIAADRVVDTLTIARRLHPGAANSLDALCQRYGVDSSRRDKHGALLDSYLLAEVYAELMGGRQSALVLQTSVAAAAQDLGADLLRSRPAPLAPRLAEEEIAAHERFAATLGKAPIWSRYLTPEPEAEASRAVGA; the protein is encoded by the coding sequence ATGCGCGAGATCGTCTTCGATACGGAGACGACCGGCCTCGATCCGGCCAAGGGCCATCGCATCGTCGAGATCGGCGCCGTCGAGATTTCCAATCTGATCCCGACCGGCCGCACCTTTCACTTTTATCTCGATCCCGAGCGCGACATGCCGGAAGAGGCGTTTCGCGTGCATGGGCTGTCGACCGCCTTCCTCACGGGACAGAAAAAATTTCGCGAGATCGCCGAGGCTTTTCTCGAATTCGTCGCCGATGCGCAGCTCGTCGCCCATAACGCCGAATTCGATATGCGCTTCGTCAACGCCGAGCTCGCAATGCTCGGCCTCGAGGCGATCGCGGCTGATCGCGTCGTCGACACTCTGACGATCGCCCGCCGGCTTCATCCCGGCGCCGCCAATTCGCTGGACGCGCTGTGCCAGCGTTATGGCGTCGATTCCTCTCGCCGCGACAAGCACGGCGCTCTGCTCGATTCCTATCTGCTGGCGGAGGTCTATGCCGAGCTGATGGGCGGGCGCCAATCCGCTCTCGTGCTGCAGACCTCGGTCGCCGCAGCGGCGCAGGATCTCGGCGCCGATCTCTTGCGCAGCCGCCCCGCGCCGCTCGCGCCGCGTCTCGCAGAGGAGGAGATCGCGGCGCATGAGCGCTTCGCCGCGACGCTCGGCAAGGCGCCGATCTGGAGCCGCTATCTCACGCCCGAGCCGGAGGCCGAGGCGTCTCGCGCCGTCGGCGCGTGA
- the secB gene encoding protein-export chaperone SecB, with protein sequence MTDTNGSGAGAGQAEGPALNVLVQYVKDLSFENPNAPRSLGPREAAPDIGIQVNVNARQLAPTDFEVSVTLEASAGQGPDLMFKFELDYCGVFRLLNIPQEQIHPIVMIECPRLLFPFLRQIVADATRNGGFPPLYIDPIDFMALYQQRAAQFAEQQQPPANAN encoded by the coding sequence ATGACCGACACGAATGGAAGCGGCGCCGGCGCCGGCCAGGCGGAAGGGCCCGCGCTCAATGTGCTGGTGCAATATGTGAAGGACCTCTCCTTCGAAAACCCCAATGCGCCGCGTTCCCTCGGCCCGCGCGAAGCGGCGCCCGACATCGGCATTCAGGTCAATGTGAACGCCCGCCAGCTCGCGCCCACGGATTTCGAGGTGTCGGTGACGCTCGAGGCCTCGGCCGGCCAGGGCCCCGATCTGATGTTCAAATTCGAGCTCGATTATTGCGGCGTGTTCCGCCTCTTGAACATTCCGCAGGAGCAGATTCATCCCATCGTGATGATCGAATGCCCGCGGCTGCTGTTCCCCTTCCTGCGCCAGATCGTCGCCGACGCGACGCGCAACGGCGGCTTTCCGCCGCTCTACATCGACCCCATCGACTTCATGGCGCTGTATCAGCAGCGCGCCGCGCAATTCGCGGAGCAGCAGCAGCCCCCCGCCAACGCCAATTGA
- a CDS encoding FxsA family protein produces the protein MNKSKLVAYVLAAWLAIEIIAFVFVVQVLGVIAAVMLGVGTTLLGLADVKRLFVYLRQRLAQPQAETGRGANLLEGGIEAFGSLLLILPGFASDLVGLALKAPSVRARLADRLRGKVEATKGPRTIDLSPNEWKAVTEEKPRKRRAPARRAPPAGAA, from the coding sequence GTGAACAAGTCGAAGCTCGTCGCTTACGTGCTGGCGGCCTGGCTCGCCATCGAGATCATCGCTTTCGTCTTCGTCGTGCAGGTGCTCGGCGTCATTGCCGCCGTCATGCTCGGCGTCGGCACGACGCTGCTCGGCCTCGCCGATGTGAAGCGCCTGTTCGTCTATCTGCGCCAGCGCCTCGCGCAGCCGCAAGCGGAGACGGGACGCGGCGCCAATCTGCTCGAGGGCGGCATAGAGGCTTTCGGCAGCCTGCTGCTCATTCTGCCCGGCTTCGCCTCCGATCTCGTCGGCCTCGCTCTGAAGGCGCCCTCTGTGCGCGCGCGCCTCGCCGACCGCCTGCGCGGCAAGGTCGAGGCGACCAAGGGACCGAGAACCATCGATCTTTCGCCGAATGAATGGAAGGCCGTCACCGAGGAAAAGCCGCGCAAGCGCCGGGCTCCGGCGCGCCGCGCGCCGCCGGCCGGAGCGGCGTAG
- a CDS encoding Tim44/TimA family putative adaptor protein, with protein sequence MPANEAFDPSILVLAALAAFVVWKLWSVLGVRTDRENSAAGRVPSPGRRFGVVPPPASTGFAAPPQDQSRWDGLAEPGSKGWAGLDALAAADRGFDAKNFLEGAKKAYELVVESFAKGDREMLRNLLANDVYDSFAKAIAAREQRGESAEARVVAIETASVEDAQVERGRAQVAIRFVVKLISARRDSAGEVIEGDVERPIDITDLWTFARDISSRDPNWKLVATETIH encoded by the coding sequence TTGCCGGCCAATGAAGCTTTCGATCCCTCGATCCTCGTTCTCGCCGCGCTAGCGGCTTTCGTCGTATGGAAATTATGGTCCGTGCTCGGCGTCCGAACCGATCGCGAGAACTCCGCCGCGGGTCGCGTTCCGAGTCCCGGTCGGCGCTTCGGCGTCGTTCCGCCGCCCGCGAGCACGGGTTTCGCCGCTCCGCCCCAGGATCAGAGCCGTTGGGACGGTCTCGCGGAGCCGGGAAGCAAGGGCTGGGCGGGGCTCGACGCCCTCGCCGCCGCCGACCGCGGTTTCGACGCGAAGAATTTTCTCGAAGGCGCGAAGAAGGCCTATGAGCTCGTGGTCGAATCCTTCGCCAAGGGCGACCGGGAGATGTTGCGCAATCTCCTCGCCAATGATGTCTATGACAGCTTCGCCAAGGCCATAGCGGCGCGGGAGCAGCGCGGCGAGAGCGCCGAAGCCCGGGTCGTCGCGATCGAGACGGCCAGCGTCGAGGACGCCCAGGTCGAGCGCGGCCGGGCGCAGGTCGCCATACGTTTCGTCGTGAAGCTGATCTCGGCGCGCCGCGACAGCGCGGGAGAGGTGATCGAGGGCGACGTCGAACGCCCGATCGACATCACCGATCTGTGGACATTCGCGCGTGACATCTCCTCGCGCGACCCGAATTGGAAGCTGGTCGCGACCGAAACCATTCACTAG